The Solea senegalensis isolate Sse05_10M linkage group LG18, IFAPA_SoseM_1, whole genome shotgun sequence DNA segment TTTATTTGCTGATCAACAACTTTTTATTGTGCACAaatgtgatggtgatggtgtgcTGTTGAAAGTGCGGCGTGGGCCGTGCACAGACTGATGAGGCCAAAGGAAGAAACACATGATGTAATGCATACTGCGCTGCCTTTGCCCTGATCCTTCCCTGATCCCTCAAACATCCAGCATCGACCTTTATTGCATTAATCCAccataatctctctctctcagccgcTGTCTGCCTCAGTAGCCAtgcttgttgttgctgcatAAAGAAGAACTGCGGTGTTGACCTTTTGCAATCATCTCCCAACTTTGATAACCCTTCTGCTCcgtcttagttttttttttttatctgtggagCGTTTATTCCAGAAGTCCTGCTAATCCTTCTGAGAAGAAATCCTGCTGTTCTTCAGTCATTTCCTGGTTCCATTAATCTGTAAAGTTGTTTGATAACATAACACATGAACAGTCAGTCTGGGGAAACTGCTTTAGCTTCTGATTGTggtgaaattaaaacacacacgtttcttccttttcttcttcgtaacaaaaaaaaaacgattccaaacaattcaaatcaaccaaagaatagatcaaataaaaacaaaacaaagagggaGATAAAGGCAAATGATAATAGGGGAATTAAGATTTATAAtggtactgtgtgtgttttaagaagTGATTTGAAAGATGTCAGTTAGTCTTTCTGTGGTTTtagcatatttttatttttaatctttagTCAATATATCAGAACCTTCATGACATTAAAGGTTATTGAATATCATTTTGCAGCATCTTAATAGAACCATGTTTTATACAGGTTATCCTGTTTAAGAGCAATACAGTGCAAATGATTCTTACGATCCATTTCAGAGCAGaataacaaatgtaaacataaaaaaccTGAGCaaatagaaaacagaaaagacgATTAGAAGTGCATTAGTTTTCAGGGCGTTAGGGTTTGCATGTATTTAGTGTGTCCAGGAAAGATAAGAGCGCATGGAGTCTGGGAGACATTTAGATTGAACTTCTGCTTCATGTATTTGCTGatgtgaatatgaaaatatgttaGCATGCACATCAAATgaatttttcttgtttttttttaaatcaagaatGTTCTTAAGTATAAAACCAAACTATATAAATTCTATTCTGAACTTTAGTTGGATGTCTAGCTTTCATTTCATAACACATGAACCTTTTGCTGGTGAAGGTTGGTGTTTGCTTATTTCAAATAACATTTGAGAAGTCTGTAATATGAGTTGTTTACATAGATTCAATGACGTTTTCACTGTCCAATCAGATCGTCGCACTACAGACCGGAAACCGGAACTGGAAGCGACAGTGTCTGAATGTGAGTGTGCTACTTTTTAGTTTCTCTGTGAGAAACGTGTGCAGTTGGGGTTTAGTCTCTTTAATAGTCTCTTTAAATCACATGTTAGGTCAACATTGAGCCGCGTCCCTCACTCTTGTACATGTTTATATGTTGATACTATGTTTTATGCGTCAGCTGTGTCGCTTTGTTGTGTCGTAGCTAATGTCTGCTAGACGGCTACTGAGCTGTTAGCATGGTGTGCGTCACTCTTATACTTGTACTGTTGTCATGTTTGAATAACACTCCATTCATCTGCTACAGTTGTTTTTGAACAAGAATAAACCAACCTTTAGACTCTTAACTGTGAAACTTAATAGGAaaattaacataaaaacaatatatttactAATGATTTTTGGTTCATCTGGTCTAtcactatttaatttaatgtaggagtgtgatttttgttttttaaaacaggcTAAACGTTTGCACCACTGTGGCAATCTTCTCAGGTACTCTAGTAGAATTATAGATATAATAgcatttcatatatatatttgtttattaagGGCTGCAACTTATAAAATGTCTAACAGTGTTaaccaaacctcaaaatgaaaagaaaaaaataaaataaaagtcggtcacagaaaagtaaataaaccgCCACATATTGATATTTAAGAACTTGAAACAAAAGAGTGCTTAagaaaaaacctcaaaaatatGATCAAAATATCTGGCAATTAATTTATCAATATACGGCTCTGttttggtcaatttagagtgaccaagtGAAATatcatgaattaaaaaataaattaaaagttgTGCTTTCATATACGAATTAGGGTTAGGTTATAGTCATTATAGATGATAACAACAGGTTAATTAGTGATGAAAGTAGTTATTTGTCCAAACCCAACTGTCAATCATTCTCCAATTGAAACTGCAAACTGGGAACAAGTTATTTTTGATTGATAAATGATTATGTTTAATGTGACAATTTGTTTATTAGAatcaatgaatcattttggtgaTTATTTCACATCTGTGGGACAATAGCTCAAGTTTATTCAGTGATTGATGtacagttgtttgtgtttcatccaCACAGGTCTCCACTGGTGTTGATGGGATGTAGAAAAGGCACGTGGACATTTGTATCGCTCATCCACAGAAGACTTTGTGCCGGAAGGAGCTTGATCTGTCCCTCTGCTCTATTCTCTTCTGCCTCTACAGTCTCACCCAGCCTGTCATTTCCTCCTGCACACTCCCAGAGTCTCTTGACAAACCGCCAAATCCCAGTTTCCCTGCATCCACCTGCTCATCTCTCCTCCACTCGCTCCCTCTGGCACCCCACTCCCTGTTGCAGCCTGATGGAGCTAAAGGAGGTTCTGCAGGTGCTGGAGCAGCTCGCTCCTCTGGCACTCGCCGAGTCTTGGGACAACGTGGGCCTGTTGGTGGAGCCCAGCAAATCCCGGCCTATTAAAAACATCCTGCTTACCAACGACCTCACAGACGTTGTCATGGAGGAGGCAGAGGCCATGAGCTGTGACCTCATCATCTCCTATCACCCTCCGTTGTTTCGGCCAATCAAGCGTCTTGTTCAGGGCGATTGGAAGCAGCGGTTGGCCGTGCGGGCAGTGGAGGCGGGGATGGCGATCTTTTCCCCTCACACCTCATGGGACAGTGTTAAAGGAGGCGTGAACGACTGGCTGGTGGGGGGGCTTGGTAAGACCTGGTCATTCTGAATAGGAAATGCATCACACACACTATATAGGGTGCTTGCATATTTAATGAAGGTACAAGATAAAATGTTGTGACACATGACACTAACGACCCACTGGCCCACTTTTCTGCTCCCCTTACtctttctttccatctctgGTGTCCGTCTTTGATTGACAGGTAGAGGCCAGGTGTCTGTGCTGAGTCAGGCCCTCTGCGGTGCTTCCCACTGTCACAAGCTGGAATTCACAGTCAGGAACACAGAGGAACTGAACTCTGTGATGGAGGAACTGAAGGCTTGTGCTGGTGGAGCGTCGCTGCAGTATTCCACCAGCAGGTGATGTTGATGTTCGATCATGATCATGATTTCTGGAGAGAATTTCTCGGATCGCTGTGGACGGATGTTCATGTCAGGCCTGTCTTAACAGAGCAGACAACGGTGGGATCCATGTTGGTGTCACCTGCAGTGACTCAGTGCTGCCCCTCAGTGTTCACACTTTGCTACCGCACACTGCAGCCAGTCAGTCCCTGAACATCCTAAAATTGGAGAAGGTAAAGCATGAAATCATCTCGGTCATTACAAGATGAATATGAAGTTATCAGTTAtttcacaaacaacagcagttaTTTCTTTAAAGAAAGCACTGTACCTGTCACTCCCTACAGCCTCCTCTCCCAGGACATGGTCAAGGGCGACTCAGTGTTTTGGACCAGCCTGTAACTGTGGCAACAGCCATCCAGAAAATAAAGTCTCACCTGGGTCTGAATCACCTGCGTTTGGCCATAGGATGGGGGAAGACACTAGGTAATGACCTCACGGCATTAGTTAGTAAAGAGTACGCACACTTTGTGGTTTGAATATTCTCAGAATCTTATCGCAAGCAGAGAATTCATCTGCTGGTCTCATGAATGAAGTGGTTGTCCAGGTTTTGTATGAGCTCCTGACTATGAGTCGACGCTGAATGCACTGTAACATGGCTGCTAGGGGAGACACAAGCAGATATTagccacacaaaaaaatctaaagtGCCCATGTTTACTGTAGCGTAagaatattttgtttgtttgtgttgtttagtcCCTCCACCAGTCCATACAGAACATCAGcagttttacatcacagcacatccagagttttaaatcctttgtttggacacaa contains these protein-coding regions:
- the nif3l1 gene encoding NIF3-like protein 1, whose amino-acid sequence is MSPLVLMGCRKGTWTFVSLIHRRLCAGRSLICPSALFSSASTVSPSLSFPPAHSQSLLTNRQIPVSLHPPAHLSSTRSLWHPTPCCSLMELKEVLQVLEQLAPLALAESWDNVGLLVEPSKSRPIKNILLTNDLTDVVMEEAEAMSCDLIISYHPPLFRPIKRLVQGDWKQRLAVRAVEAGMAIFSPHTSWDSVKGGVNDWLVGGLGRGQVSVLSQALCGASHCHKLEFTVRNTEELNSVMEELKACAGGASLQYSTSRADNGGIHVGVTCSDSVLPLSVHTLLPHTAASQSLNILKLEKPPLPGHGQGRLSVLDQPVTVATAIQKIKSHLGLNHLRLAIGWGKTLESSVCTVAVCAGSGASVLNGVKADLYITGEMSHHEVLDAAAKGTSVILSDHSNSERGFLTVFRERLAVRLPDTVTVAVSKADKDPLEVV